A genomic window from Halorussus rarus includes:
- a CDS encoding ABC transporter ATP-binding protein, with product MGSVTDLSLRGVSKSFGGVDALRDVSLDVADGEFFTLVGPSGCGKTTTLRAIAGFESPDSGSVRFGGTEMAGVPPENRDVGIVFQNYALFANMTVGENVAYGLRFRDTPGGQSKEARVANLLELVDLPGFEDRDPDELSGGQRQRVALARALAPGPDVLLLDEPMSALDARLRQELRTQVKAIQSELGITTVYVTHDQEEALAVSDRVAVMNDGRVEQVGAPEAVYRRPDTRFVAEFLGENNVFAGEVAESAGEPAGRGGDGAGATVRVGAASFRLAEFDASEGSEVVFCVRPEKLAEGGGPNGFEADVETVEFLGEAFRVHLDWDGRDVTLRTPERPSADRLSVGFAPEDAHVVSAGGRERAVVEER from the coding sequence ATGGGAAGCGTGACCGACCTCTCGCTCCGCGGCGTCTCCAAATCGTTCGGCGGCGTCGACGCCCTCCGCGACGTCAGCCTCGACGTGGCCGACGGCGAGTTCTTCACGCTGGTCGGCCCCTCGGGCTGCGGGAAGACGACCACGCTCAGAGCTATCGCGGGCTTCGAGTCGCCGGACTCGGGGTCGGTGCGGTTCGGCGGGACCGAGATGGCCGGCGTCCCGCCGGAGAACCGCGACGTCGGCATCGTCTTCCAGAACTACGCGCTGTTCGCGAACATGACCGTCGGCGAGAACGTCGCCTACGGCCTCCGGTTCCGCGACACCCCCGGCGGCCAGTCGAAGGAGGCGCGAGTGGCGAACCTGCTCGAACTCGTCGACCTGCCGGGGTTCGAGGACCGCGACCCCGACGAGCTGTCGGGCGGGCAGCGCCAGCGCGTCGCGCTGGCGCGGGCGCTCGCGCCCGGTCCGGACGTCCTGCTGCTCGACGAACCCATGAGCGCGCTCGACGCGCGACTCCGCCAGGAGCTCCGGACGCAGGTCAAGGCCATCCAGTCGGAACTGGGCATCACGACCGTCTACGTCACCCACGACCAGGAGGAGGCCCTGGCCGTCTCGGACCGGGTGGCCGTGATGAACGACGGTCGGGTCGAGCAAGTCGGCGCGCCCGAGGCCGTCTACCGGCGGCCCGACACCCGGTTCGTCGCGGAGTTCCTCGGCGAGAACAACGTCTTCGCCGGCGAAGTCGCGGAGAGTGCGGGCGAGCCTGCGGGCCGCGGAGGCGACGGCGCGGGCGCGACGGTCCGGGTCGGCGCCGCCTCGTTCCGGCTCGCGGAATTCGACGCGTCCGAGGGTAGCGAAGTCGTCTTCTGCGTCCGCCCGGAGAAGCTGGCCGAGGGCGGCGGGCCGAACGGCTTCGAGGCCGACGTCGAGACCGTCGAGTTCCTCGGCGAGGCGTTCCGGGTCCACCTCGACTGGGACGGTCGGGACGTGACGCTCCGGACGCCCGAGCGACCGTCCGCCGACCGGCTCTCGGTCGGCTTCGCGCCCGAGGACGCTCACGTGGTCTCGGCGGGCGGCCGCGAGCGGGCGGTCGTCGAGGAGCGGTAA
- a CDS encoding ATP-dependent DNA helicase: MTSSDSWREIFGHAEPYDEQVDGIETAVDTAEDGGFAVVEGACGTGKTMLALTAGIHLVRDPDSDYERVVVLTSVKQQLRQFEQDLRTINAGLPDDWDPVTGLTLVGKADVCPYNRESAGGIDDGNVYERCESLREDTRAITGEGGSTTAQNLVSRARSQQTGLADSGAQGRAAASYLETAGEPSPYPPEMPEYDDVEYCPFYAQFLEELPEDGDPVESVPFDFDGMGLIDPEELVGLSVQHGTCPHSMMGAILAHAEVVVGNYYHAFDPVTTGGFTGALLDDSTFVVCDEAHMLEPRVRDLVSDAVGDATLRDAESELTRVIQPVKFDDRETHTTADADMIRGELSDSDVSLSELEEVRDFLRDLREELDRRVTAHLEREHRGWKSQLHDLPDDEIPLRDPTEPQPDEISEWAESAGHHDGVWVRAEAAGAVAARILNEAEDEEKERAAPAAGRVLGEWYRNDHERYFREIELERTWNKKEPDSSWRRAYNARLAIQNCVPSDAIGERLAEFGGGVLMSATLEPLDVFEEVTGLRHLREEERRPVVRRTYGLNFPEANRESFAVDAPKFTYENRGAPGEETPARQAYADALRDVAQSPGNVLVGMPNYAEAEWAAETLRANPKVEKPVLLDESSADDATEDLKAEFFGGDGKVLVTSLRGTLTEGVDYEGDRLHAAAVCGVPIINTASPRTKAVRTAYDRAFGDGFEYALTVPAVRKARQALGRVIRGPEEVGVRVLVDSRYARDSWDSVREYLPPTEREEFQPVSPDMLSLGLERFWRGRE, translated from the coding sequence GTGACGTCCAGCGATTCGTGGCGCGAGATCTTCGGCCACGCCGAGCCGTACGACGAGCAGGTCGACGGCATCGAGACCGCCGTCGACACCGCCGAGGACGGCGGCTTCGCGGTCGTCGAGGGCGCCTGCGGCACCGGCAAGACGATGCTGGCGCTGACCGCCGGCATCCACCTGGTCCGGGACCCCGACAGCGACTACGAGCGGGTGGTCGTGCTCACCAGCGTCAAGCAGCAACTCCGGCAGTTCGAGCAGGACCTCCGGACCATCAACGCCGGCCTGCCCGACGACTGGGACCCCGTCACCGGGCTCACGCTGGTCGGGAAGGCCGACGTCTGCCCGTACAACCGGGAGAGCGCGGGCGGCATCGACGACGGCAACGTCTACGAGCGGTGCGAGTCGCTCCGCGAGGACACCCGGGCGATAACCGGCGAGGGCGGCTCGACCACCGCGCAGAACCTCGTCTCGCGCGCCCGGAGCCAACAGACCGGACTGGCCGATTCGGGGGCGCAGGGCCGGGCCGCCGCGTCCTATCTGGAGACCGCCGGCGAGCCCTCGCCCTATCCGCCGGAGATGCCCGAGTACGACGACGTGGAGTACTGCCCGTTCTACGCCCAGTTCCTCGAGGAACTGCCCGAGGACGGCGACCCCGTGGAGTCGGTCCCCTTCGACTTCGACGGGATGGGGCTCATCGACCCGGAGGAGCTGGTCGGGCTGTCGGTCCAGCACGGCACCTGCCCCCACTCGATGATGGGGGCGATCCTGGCCCACGCCGAGGTCGTCGTCGGCAACTACTACCACGCCTTCGACCCCGTGACGACCGGCGGGTTCACCGGCGCGCTGCTCGACGACTCGACCTTCGTGGTCTGCGACGAGGCCCACATGCTCGAACCCCGCGTCCGGGACCTCGTGAGCGACGCGGTCGGCGACGCGACCCTGCGGGACGCCGAATCGGAGCTCACGCGGGTCATCCAGCCCGTCAAGTTCGACGATAGGGAGACGCACACCACTGCCGACGCCGACATGATACGGGGCGAGCTCTCGGACAGCGACGTGAGCCTCTCGGAGCTGGAGGAGGTCCGGGACTTCCTCCGGGACCTCCGCGAGGAGCTCGACCGACGGGTGACGGCCCACCTCGAACGCGAGCACCGCGGCTGGAAGTCGCAGCTCCACGACCTGCCCGACGACGAGATCCCGCTCCGGGACCCGACCGAGCCACAGCCCGACGAGATATCGGAGTGGGCCGAGTCGGCGGGCCACCACGACGGCGTCTGGGTCCGTGCCGAGGCGGCCGGCGCGGTCGCGGCCCGCATCCTCAACGAGGCCGAGGACGAGGAGAAAGAGCGGGCCGCCCCGGCGGCGGGCCGGGTGCTCGGCGAGTGGTACCGCAACGACCACGAGCGCTACTTCCGGGAGATAGAGCTCGAGCGGACCTGGAATAAGAAGGAGCCCGACTCCTCGTGGCGCCGGGCGTACAACGCCCGCCTCGCCATCCAGAACTGCGTGCCCAGCGACGCCATCGGCGAGCGCCTCGCGGAGTTCGGCGGCGGCGTGCTGATGAGCGCGACCCTCGAACCCCTCGACGTGTTCGAGGAGGTGACCGGCCTCCGGCACCTCCGCGAGGAGGAGCGCCGGCCGGTCGTCCGGCGGACCTACGGGCTGAACTTCCCCGAGGCGAACCGCGAGAGCTTCGCGGTGGACGCGCCGAAGTTCACCTACGAGAATCGAGGCGCACCGGGCGAGGAGACGCCAGCCCGCCAGGCGTACGCCGACGCGCTCCGGGACGTGGCCCAGTCGCCGGGCAACGTGCTGGTCGGGATGCCCAACTACGCCGAGGCCGAGTGGGCCGCCGAGACGCTCCGCGCGAACCCGAAGGTCGAGAAGCCGGTGCTGCTCGACGAGAGCAGCGCCGACGACGCGACCGAGGACCTCAAGGCCGAGTTCTTCGGCGGCGACGGGAAGGTGCTGGTGACCAGCCTCCGGGGCACCCTCACCGAGGGCGTCGACTACGAGGGCGACCGCCTCCACGCCGCGGCGGTTTGCGGCGTTCCCATCATCAACACCGCGAGTCCCCGGACGAAGGCGGTCAGGACGGCCTACGACCGCGCCTTCGGCGACGGATTCGAGTACGCGCTGACGGTCCCTGCGGTCCGCAAAGCACGACAGGCGCTGGGCAGGGTCATCCGGGGGCCCGAGGAGGTCGGGGTCCGGGTCCTGGTCGACTCCCGGTACGCCCGCGACTCGTGGGACAGCGTCCGGGAGTACCTGCCCCCGACCGAGCGCGAGGAGTTCCAGCCGGTGAGTCCCGACATGCTCTCGCTCGGACTGGAGCGGTTCTGGCGCGGGCGTGAATAG
- a CDS encoding universal stress protein, translating to MTEPPLEVDCVLVPVDGSDESAEAVEYALAVAEKYGASVHAMYVLGEELVRGIESGAVDEEDVVSETETFLGEVRATAADYDVAVSSSNAYGFSTTRKTQHPGSAVLDTAEDIEADFVVIPREPLSGEPGEVLEKAAEYVLLYASQPVLSV from the coding sequence ATGACCGAACCGCCGCTCGAAGTCGATTGCGTCCTCGTCCCCGTCGACGGGAGCGACGAGTCGGCCGAGGCCGTCGAGTACGCGCTCGCCGTCGCCGAGAAGTACGGCGCCTCGGTCCACGCGATGTACGTCCTCGGCGAGGAACTGGTCCGGGGCATCGAGAGCGGCGCGGTCGACGAGGAGGACGTCGTCTCCGAGACCGAGACGTTCCTCGGGGAGGTCCGGGCGACGGCGGCCGACTACGACGTGGCCGTCTCGTCCTCGAACGCCTACGGCTTCTCGACCACCCGGAAGACCCAGCACCCCGGCAGCGCGGTGCTCGACACCGCCGAGGACATCGAGGCCGACTTCGTCGTCATCCCGCGGGAACCCCTGAGCGGCGAACCGGGCGAGGTGCTGGAGAAGGCCGCCGAGTACGTGCTGCTGTACGCGAGCCAGCCCGTGCTGTCGGTGTGA
- a CDS encoding GNAT family N-acetyltransferase has translation MSPSERSYPDEPAAGSFPEPPLSFADKEGREIEIRPYEEGEFDAIVEMYADFDPADRAQGIPPATEERVRDWLETLLEGLNVVAWHDDRAVGHATLVPDEDAYELAIFVHQEFQRSGIGSRLIRALLGHGRANGAEKVWLTVERWNHAAVNLYESVGFETHGTESFEIEMVLRL, from the coding sequence ATGAGCCCGAGCGAGCGGAGTTACCCCGACGAACCGGCCGCGGGGTCGTTCCCGGAGCCGCCGCTGTCGTTCGCCGACAAGGAGGGCCGCGAGATCGAGATCCGGCCCTACGAGGAGGGCGAGTTCGACGCCATCGTGGAGATGTACGCCGACTTCGACCCCGCCGACCGGGCCCAGGGCATCCCGCCGGCCACCGAGGAGCGGGTCCGCGACTGGCTCGAGACCCTGCTCGAGGGCCTGAACGTGGTGGCGTGGCACGACGACCGGGCGGTCGGCCACGCCACGCTGGTCCCCGACGAGGACGCCTACGAGCTCGCCATCTTCGTCCACCAGGAGTTCCAGCGCTCGGGCATCGGCTCGCGGCTCATCCGGGCGCTGCTGGGCCACGGGCGGGCAAACGGTGCGGAGAAGGTCTGGCTCACGGTCGAGCGCTGGAACCACGCCGCCGTCAACCTCTACGAGTCGGTCGGCTTCGAGACCCACGGCACCGAGAGCTTCGAGATCGAGATGGTGCTGCGGCTGTAG